CTGTGTCCCAGAACCAAACTCAGTGGCATCTCTCGGCACAGGACTGATTGGCCTAGTTGCTCTACTGCGCCGCAGGAAGTAGCTTTCTGGAGTATAAAGGACGGCCTGTAAGTTGGCCGTCCTTTTTCTATACATGTTTTGCAAGAGGCACCATAGGTGAGAGAATTCCTGCTTGGATGTGGGGGCGGGGGGTTGGTATAATTTGACAGGTGAGAATTTGAGGCCGATAAGGGGTTAGAGATGGGGGAATTGGCGTTTGTGGTGGGACGGAGTGAGCGGATTGTCTTGCGGCGGTTGAATATGGATGACTTGCCGGAACTTAAGAGGGCGCTGGTTGAGAATGAAGATTGGCTTCGTCCCTGGCTGCCAGCGCCGATGCGGGATCCTCGTATTGAAGAGCATCTTAAGTACGATATAGCCCGAGGAGTGCAGGAGTGGGAGACGGACGAGGCTTATCGGTTGGGAATCTTTAAGGGGGATGAACTCATTGGGCGCGTCTCACACACCCTTATCTGCCGAGGTAACTTCCAGAATTCCAACTGCGGTTATTGGATCGCACAATCGCATATTGGCAATGGGTATGCGCCGGAAGCGGTAGCTCTTTCGCTGGATTATGTCTTCAAGACTCTTGCCCTTCACCGTGTGCATTTTGCCGTCATGCCCGAGAATCCGCGTAGTATGCGTGTGATGGAGAAGCTTGAAATTCGGCATGAAGGCTTCTCATTGCGCTATCTTCAAATAGGGGGCGAATGGCGCGATCATCACCTCTATGCCGTTCTTGCTGATGAGTGGAAGGGAAGAAGAGGTTTGGACGATTGAATAGGATTGGTTGCCTGGCGAATAAATTCGCGGCTGTTGAGAGCAAAGTCCGCCTACGCGGACTATCCGGATGAGTCCACGCAGGTGGACTTCGCCAATATCAGCTGCGGTTTCAATCGCCAAGCAGAAGATTGATGAGTCATAAGTTTTCGCAATCAGTAAGCTCAAGAGGAGGTTGCTTCGGCACAATCATCCTCGCTATGACATGTTAGGGGTATGCCACAAAGATAGGTATAATAAAGCTAACAACTTACCTGCTTACACGGAGGTCTACAGTTAAATGAACGTTCCTAGCGACTTGAAATATACGACCAGTCACGAGTGGATACTTAATGATGATGGGGTTGTCAATATCGGGATCACCGATTTCGCACAGACGGAATTGGGTGATGTGGTCTATGTCGAATTGCCCACGGTAGGGCAGATACTTCAGAAGGATGAGGCTTTTGGCTCAGTTGAATCGGTAAAGACCGTTTCAGAGCTTTATTCGCCTGTTTCCGGAGAGATTGTTGCTGTTAATGAATCTCTCGCGCCAAAGCCGGAGTTGGTCAATAGCGATCCTTATGGTGAGGGTTGGTTAATTCGCATTAAGATGAGCAATGCCGTTGAGATGGATGAATTGCTGGATGCGGCCGACTACGCACGAGTTATCGAGGAGAGCTAGATTTGTCATATATTCCCCATACGGATGAAGACCGACGGTTGATGCTTGAGACTATCGGCGTGGATTCTATACTTTCGTTATTTGGAGATATTCCCAAGGAACTATTGATTAATGGCCCCTTGAAAGACCTGCCGGGTGCTTTGGATGAGTATGGGATCGTGCGTGAGCTTACTGCGATAGCAGCTAAGAATGGGGTAGCTCCTCAATATATCAGTTTTTTAGGGGCAGGGATTTACGACCATTTTATACCTTCTGTGGTCGGTGCAATTATCGAGCGTGGTGAGTTTTTAACGGCTTATACTCCCTACCAACCCGAAATGAGCCAGGGCAATTTGCAGGCGATTTACGAGTATCAGAGTTTAGTATGCGAGTTGACGGGTATGGAGATGTCCAACGCCAGCATGTATGATGCAGGCAGCGCTTTGGCTGAAGCCGCGTTGATGGCGGTTGCCTCCACCGACCGAACTCAGATTTTGGTATCGGAAGCGGTGCATCCTCATTACCGGGACTGCATCAATACCTACGCCTGGGCGCAGGGGCTTGAAGTTACGATAGTTCCCGCGCCTGATGGCTTGACTGAGATTGATGCGGTAGAAAAGCATATTTCCGATAAGACCGCATGCGTGGTTTCGCAGTATCCCAACTTTTTCGGTCAAGTGGAGGACCTGGAAGCTTTATCAAACGAGGCGGATAAGCATGGAGCGCTCAGTATTGTTTGCGTCAATCCAATCTCCTTGGCTCTTCTTAAACCGCCTGGCGAGTTAGGGGCAGATATTGTGGTAGGTGAGGGGCAGCCTTTGGGATCACCAATGGGTTTCGGGGGGCCGTTACTTGGAATGTTTGCCTGTCGTAAAGAGTTTGCTCGCCGACTTCCCGGTCGTATTATTGGGCGAACGACTGATAAAGAGGGTAAGCAGGGATTTGTAATGACCCTTCGCGCACGGGAGCAGGATATTAGGCGTGAGAAAGCCACCTCGAATATCTGCACCAATGAAGCGTTGATTGCTCTTGCGGCGTCCGTCTTTTTATCGGCTGTCGGCAAGCATGGACTTCGAGCGATGGCCGAAGCTTCTCTTCAAAATGCTCATTATGCCTCGAAAGAGCATACCAAAGTCGACGGCGTTGAGTTACGCTTTAATAAACGTTTTTTCTTTAATGAATTCGCTCTTAAACTGCCTTGCAACGCATCTCATGTTCGCGATGAGTTGATAAAGGAAGGCTTATTAGGCGGGCTTCCGCTAGGAAGCTACTATTCGCAGTTCGAAGACACTTTATTGGTCGCGGTGACAGAGAAGCGGACTAAAGCTGAGATCGATCACTTTGCCCAAGCATTGAGAAGAGTGTGTGAGGAGAATCAGTGATGAGTAAAGACTTTCCTATCATATTCGAAGAGAGTGTTAAGGGCAGAACGGGCGTATCGGTTCCTAAGTGTGATGTGCCGCAATTTCCAATCGAAGCTTTACTAGGCAAAGAAAATCTCAGGGATAATTTGTTGCTTCCTGAGGTCAGCGAATTGCAGACCGTTCGCCACTTTACCAATCTTTCCCGACGTAACTACGGCATAGATAACGGATTCTATCCTTTAGGTTCCTGCACAATGAAGTATA
This window of the bacterium genome carries:
- the gcvH gene encoding glycine cleavage system protein GcvH, with the protein product MNVPSDLKYTTSHEWILNDDGVVNIGITDFAQTELGDVVYVELPTVGQILQKDEAFGSVESVKTVSELYSPVSGEIVAVNESLAPKPELVNSDPYGEGWLIRIKMSNAVEMDELLDAADYARVIEES
- a CDS encoding GNAT family protein, with amino-acid sequence MGELAFVVGRSERIVLRRLNMDDLPELKRALVENEDWLRPWLPAPMRDPRIEEHLKYDIARGVQEWETDEAYRLGIFKGDELIGRVSHTLICRGNFQNSNCGYWIAQSHIGNGYAPEAVALSLDYVFKTLALHRVHFAVMPENPRSMRVMEKLEIRHEGFSLRYLQIGGEWRDHHLYAVLADEWKGRRGLDD
- the gcvPA gene encoding aminomethyl-transferring glycine dehydrogenase subunit GcvPA, translating into MSYIPHTDEDRRLMLETIGVDSILSLFGDIPKELLINGPLKDLPGALDEYGIVRELTAIAAKNGVAPQYISFLGAGIYDHFIPSVVGAIIERGEFLTAYTPYQPEMSQGNLQAIYEYQSLVCELTGMEMSNASMYDAGSALAEAALMAVASTDRTQILVSEAVHPHYRDCINTYAWAQGLEVTIVPAPDGLTEIDAVEKHISDKTACVVSQYPNFFGQVEDLEALSNEADKHGALSIVCVNPISLALLKPPGELGADIVVGEGQPLGSPMGFGGPLLGMFACRKEFARRLPGRIIGRTTDKEGKQGFVMTLRAREQDIRREKATSNICTNEALIALAASVFLSAVGKHGLRAMAEASLQNAHYASKEHTKVDGVELRFNKRFFFNEFALKLPCNASHVRDELIKEGLLGGLPLGSYYSQFEDTLLVAVTEKRTKAEIDHFAQALRRVCEENQ